In one Novosphingopyxis iocasae genomic region, the following are encoded:
- a CDS encoding DUF2891 domain-containing protein: MKTRLLIALPLLTGLAACNFSSEDKGAQPAADEPTAAQSPRVEDSMTKMEADNQAQRFARLALDCVNKQYPNKISHVLNGPNDVQSPQQLHPAFFGCYDWHSSVHGHWLLARLWGQDKLGAMGPDAEAALERSLTAENIQAEAKYLMGEGRNSFERPYGMAWFLQLYAELEEIAARGGPKGEKAAQLVQNLKPLESVILNKLKDWLPKLAYPIREGTHNQTAFAFSLMLDYAQEHGDAGLAKMVKDKAIEFYGDDENCPIGYEPSGEDFLSPCLEEADLMRRVLPRDKYRVWLTAFLPGIPSDGSTDWLEVGEVRDPTDGKLVHLDGLNLSRAWALRGIASALPPGDTRRAALLATANKHAEAGLKNVSGKNYSGGHWLASFATYLTTGRGIRDGATDVEKTGSITPVDKAPAAMPSGKLAPAAKGKAQ, translated from the coding sequence ATGAAGACCAGGTTGTTGATCGCCTTGCCGCTGCTGACGGGCCTGGCGGCATGCAATTTTTCGAGCGAGGACAAGGGCGCGCAGCCTGCCGCCGATGAGCCGACCGCGGCGCAATCCCCCCGTGTGGAGGACAGCATGACCAAAATGGAGGCCGACAATCAGGCGCAGCGTTTCGCCCGTCTGGCGCTCGATTGCGTGAACAAGCAATATCCCAACAAGATCAGCCATGTCCTGAACGGTCCGAATGACGTGCAGTCACCGCAGCAGCTGCATCCGGCGTTCTTCGGCTGCTATGACTGGCACAGTTCGGTTCACGGCCACTGGCTGCTCGCGCGGCTGTGGGGGCAGGACAAGCTGGGCGCGATGGGGCCGGATGCGGAAGCCGCGCTGGAGCGCAGCCTGACGGCGGAGAATATCCAGGCCGAGGCCAAATATCTGATGGGCGAGGGGCGTAACAGCTTTGAACGGCCCTATGGCATGGCCTGGTTCCTGCAGCTCTATGCCGAGCTCGAGGAGATTGCGGCGCGCGGTGGCCCCAAGGGGGAAAAGGCCGCGCAGCTGGTCCAGAACCTGAAGCCGCTGGAATCCGTCATCCTCAACAAACTGAAGGACTGGCTGCCGAAGCTGGCCTATCCGATCCGTGAAGGCACGCATAATCAGACCGCGTTCGCCTTCAGCCTGATGCTCGATTACGCGCAGGAACATGGCGATGCGGGCCTTGCCAAGATGGTCAAGGACAAGGCGATCGAGTTCTACGGCGACGATGAGAACTGCCCGATCGGCTATGAACCGTCCGGCGAGGATTTCCTCTCGCCCTGCCTGGAAGAGGCGGACCTCATGCGCCGCGTGCTGCCGCGCGATAAATATCGCGTATGGCTGACCGCGTTTCTGCCGGGCATCCCGAGCGACGGTTCGACCGACTGGCTGGAAGTGGGCGAGGTGCGCGATCCCACCGACGGTAAGCTGGTGCATCTGGACGGGCTCAACCTCTCGCGCGCGTGGGCGTTGCGCGGCATCGCAAGCGCGCTGCCGCCGGGCGACACGCGCCGTGCGGCCCTGCTGGCGACGGCCAACAAGCATGCCGAGGCCGGCCTGAAGAATGTCAGCGGCAAGAATTACTCGGGCGGCCACTGGCTGGCGAGCTTCGCCACCTATCTCACCACCGGACGCGGCATTCGCGACGGGGCGACCGATGTGGAGAAAACCGGCTCGATCACGCCGGTCGACAAGGCACCGGCCGCGATGCCGAGCGGTAAGCTGGCGCCGGCCGCAAAGGGGAAGGCGCAGTAA
- a CDS encoding class II 3-deoxy-7-phosphoheptulonate synthase, translated as MTTQWKPDSWREHEGIQMPDYRDGAALAAVESSLASYPPLVFTGEIDALKADLAKVQAGEAFLLQGGDCAESFAEFHPDNIRDSFRVILQMAVVLTYASKLPVVKVGRMAGQFAKPRSAPTEVQGDAELPSYRGDIINAIDFEQGAREPDPQRMLSAYSQAAATLNLLRAFAGGGYANLAKVHQWTLDFMGQGKWAKAYGEMADRIDEALAFMAACGIDPDRIPQLQSTPFYTSHEALLLPYEQALTRADQRSGAHYDTSAHFLWIGDRTRFEGSAHVEFMRGLSNPIGMKCGPSLEPDALIRLLDVLNPEREAGRITLISRFGHDTVTSGLPPLVRAVEREGHKVVWSCDPMHGNVVKSPSGLKTRPFERILGEVRGFFDVHRAEGTHAGGIHIEMTGQNVTECTGGAAEVTDAMLADRYRTHCDPRLNASQSLELAFLLAEMLNEEMAERRAEAA; from the coding sequence ATGACGACGCAGTGGAAACCGGACAGCTGGCGCGAGCATGAGGGCATCCAGATGCCCGATTATCGCGACGGCGCAGCACTCGCTGCGGTCGAAAGCTCGCTGGCCAGCTATCCCCCGCTCGTTTTCACCGGAGAGATCGATGCGCTGAAGGCCGATCTTGCGAAGGTGCAGGCGGGCGAGGCGTTCCTGCTGCAGGGCGGCGATTGCGCCGAAAGCTTTGCCGAATTCCACCCGGACAATATCCGCGACAGCTTTCGCGTCATCCTGCAAATGGCGGTGGTGCTCACCTATGCCAGCAAGCTGCCGGTGGTGAAGGTGGGGCGCATGGCCGGCCAGTTCGCCAAGCCGCGCTCCGCGCCGACGGAAGTGCAGGGCGATGCCGAACTGCCGAGCTATCGCGGCGATATCATCAACGCGATCGATTTCGAGCAAGGCGCGCGCGAGCCCGATCCGCAGCGCATGCTTTCCGCCTACAGCCAGGCGGCGGCGACGCTCAACCTGCTGCGCGCCTTTGCAGGCGGTGGCTATGCCAATTTGGCCAAGGTGCACCAGTGGACGCTCGACTTCATGGGCCAGGGCAAATGGGCCAAGGCTTATGGCGAAATGGCAGACCGGATCGATGAGGCGCTGGCCTTCATGGCCGCCTGCGGCATCGATCCCGATCGCATTCCGCAGCTGCAATCGACGCCCTTCTACACCAGCCATGAAGCGCTGCTGCTGCCCTATGAGCAGGCGCTGACCCGTGCCGATCAGCGAAGCGGCGCGCATTATGACACCAGCGCGCATTTCCTCTGGATCGGCGACCGGACCCGGTTCGAGGGCTCTGCCCATGTCGAATTCATGCGCGGCCTCTCCAACCCGATCGGCATGAAATGCGGGCCGAGCCTGGAGCCGGACGCGCTCATTCGCCTGCTAGACGTGCTCAATCCGGAGCGTGAGGCGGGGCGCATTACCCTCATCAGCCGGTTTGGTCACGATACGGTGACATCCGGCCTGCCGCCGCTCGTGCGCGCGGTGGAGCGCGAGGGGCATAAGGTGGTGTGGTCCTGCGATCCGATGCACGGCAATGTCGTCAAGAGCCCGAGCGGCCTGAAAACGCGGCCATTCGAGCGTATTCTCGGCGAAGTGCGCGGCTTCTTCGACGTTCACCGCGCGGAAGGCACGCATGCCGGCGGCATCCATATCGAGATGACCGGCCAGAACGTGACCGAATGCACGGGCGGCGCAGCCGAGGTGACCGATGCCATGCTGGCGGACCGTTACCGCACCCATTGCGATCCGCGCCTCAACGCCTCCCAATCGCTCGAACTCGCATTCCTGCTCGCAGAAATGCTGAACGAAGAGATGGCGGAGCGGCGCGCTGAGGCAGCCTGA
- a CDS encoding sensor histidine kinase, which yields MAETQRLKALYATGLLESGAEERFDRIARLAANTLDAKLAFVSLIDSDTQHFKARHGTDIAQTSRDIAFCDHAIRNPNDMMIVPDAREDERFASNPLVTGEAGLRFYAGQPLVTGGGHAIGTLCVLDDKPRAGFGERERAILADLAACAIVEIEQGQAIDDLQVVNAELKHRMGNMYAQIASLVSLIGRDAKDKDALIRKLQEKISSFGAMQQLLADQEWKSVPLTELVQRVLAGYRSDRPSHRITVQQDDVLLLSPRGAFIVTLMIGELATNAIKHGALGADVGEVDFTWHRTDDGMQVFEWRERFERGDRPVVEGKGFGTDILRRIVPMDMRGTADMEITGNGMWYSVTARPERIADI from the coding sequence TTGGCTGAAACGCAGCGTCTGAAAGCGCTCTACGCGACCGGGCTGCTGGAGAGCGGGGCCGAGGAGCGGTTCGATCGGATCGCTCGATTGGCTGCCAACACGCTTGATGCCAAACTTGCCTTCGTGTCGCTGATCGATAGCGACACCCAGCATTTCAAGGCGCGGCACGGCACCGACATTGCGCAGACCAGCCGCGACATCGCCTTTTGCGATCACGCCATCCGCAACCCTAATGACATGATGATCGTGCCCGACGCGCGCGAAGACGAGAGGTTCGCGAGCAATCCGCTGGTCACCGGAGAAGCGGGACTGCGCTTTTATGCGGGGCAGCCGCTGGTGACGGGCGGCGGCCATGCCATCGGTACCTTGTGCGTACTTGATGACAAACCGCGCGCAGGCTTTGGCGAGCGGGAGCGTGCGATCCTGGCCGATCTTGCCGCCTGTGCGATAGTGGAGATAGAGCAGGGGCAGGCGATTGACGATCTGCAAGTCGTCAATGCGGAACTGAAGCACCGCATGGGCAACATGTACGCGCAGATCGCCTCGCTCGTGTCCCTGATCGGGAGGGATGCAAAGGACAAGGATGCGCTGATCCGCAAGCTGCAGGAAAAGATCAGCAGCTTCGGCGCGATGCAACAACTGCTGGCCGATCAGGAGTGGAAGAGCGTTCCGCTGACCGAACTGGTCCAGCGCGTTCTGGCGGGGTATCGCAGCGATCGGCCAAGCCATCGCATCACGGTGCAACAGGACGATGTCCTTCTGCTGTCTCCGCGCGGGGCCTTCATCGTGACGCTGATGATCGGCGAACTTGCGACCAATGCCATCAAGCATGGCGCACTGGGCGCAGATGTGGGCGAGGTGGACTTTACCTGGCACCGCACCGATGACGGGATGCAGGTGTTCGAATGGCGCGAACGGTTCGAACGCGGCGATCGACCCGTGGTCGAAGGGAAGGGCTTCGGCACCGATATTCTCCGCCGCATCGTGCCGATGGACATGCGCGGCACGGCCGACATGGAAATCACCGGCAACGGCATGTGGTACAGCGTCACGGCGCGGCCGGAGCGAATCGCCGACATCTGA
- a CDS encoding TonB-dependent receptor, with product MQTRPYVRLRHALTVSTALAGLALPGAAFAQAAQTAPAQDTVTQRADVAPDDNGVAVAQADDGSVIIVRAQGRSQSLNDVPIAVNAVSGDQLEKSGASDIRELNQVAPSLLVSSTGNEANGSARIRGIGTVGDNPGLESSVAVFVDGVYRSRSGNALSELGPIDRIEILRGPQGTLGGRNSSAGLISIYTAPPEFDLSGYGAFTYGNYDAIRVEAGLNVPFSDTLAGRVDGVYFKRDGFYNDVVNDTRINNRDRYLVRGQLLFEPSELLTARLVADYSEKNEACCAATFVQTDFAPLARISPGLNSFVRPVPGSPPLTSTANPIIPVLLGLGQNPAALNNGTFDRDIYVTPGRSYEGQTKDYGLSLEVNYDLGNVEMTSITGYREYNNYQGSDTDYTQVDILYRAPNENAGARQFHTFTQELRFQGSLFDNKLDWLVGGFYANEDLVVRDNLRFGTQYGAFAPCRIINAINPALAAPGSNACLSAGGRALLAGQVPGRPAAFGAATPLLLAGLDNLARVNDLGSTGDIYKQNSESFAAFTHNIIHVTDKLDVTLGLRYTNETKRFDALIGNDNTICPQNRALLSGLLGVPSLAGLAGGIISLTCQGNSTSELNGATFNDRRNEEELTGTAIVSYKPTQDLLLYGSYSRGYKAGGFNLDRSAISGTFYSPADTLGASNLSVVVGPNALANASNLQFAQETVNAFEIGAKYGTREFSLGIAAFRQQFSNFQLNTYNGSVFLVQNINACSSDLNGADEDAFGLTGACSPDDVKFGVLAQGVELESTINPSQYLNFTAGLTYADTRYEDNLIGNDNGAPLDPALRLLPGERLSNAPAITATASASWTPPIGNSGWSGLAYANVRTVSDYNTGSDLLYGKEQDSFTVVNARIGIRAPENRYSIELWAQNLFNTDYTQVAFNTPFVASQQTFSAYLAEPRTYGVTVRGSF from the coding sequence ATGCAGACCCGCCCTTATGTTCGTTTGCGCCACGCGCTGACCGTTTCGACCGCTCTGGCAGGCCTCGCCTTGCCGGGTGCCGCTTTCGCTCAGGCTGCACAGACTGCGCCGGCGCAGGATACGGTCACGCAGCGCGCCGATGTTGCGCCGGACGATAACGGCGTTGCCGTAGCGCAGGCCGATGACGGCAGTGTTATCATCGTTCGCGCACAGGGCCGCAGCCAGTCGCTCAACGACGTTCCGATCGCGGTCAACGCCGTGTCGGGCGATCAGCTCGAAAAGTCCGGCGCCAGCGATATCCGCGAACTGAACCAGGTGGCGCCGTCTCTGCTGGTTTCCTCCACCGGTAACGAGGCGAACGGTTCGGCCCGTATTCGTGGTATCGGTACGGTGGGCGACAACCCCGGCCTTGAAAGCTCGGTCGCGGTGTTCGTCGACGGTGTGTATCGGTCACGTTCGGGCAATGCGCTCAGCGAACTCGGCCCGATCGACCGTATCGAAATCCTGCGCGGTCCGCAGGGTACGCTCGGTGGCCGTAACAGCTCGGCCGGTCTCATTTCGATCTATACCGCCCCGCCGGAATTCGATCTGAGCGGCTATGGTGCCTTCACCTACGGCAATTATGACGCGATCCGCGTAGAGGCAGGCCTCAACGTACCGTTCAGCGATACGCTGGCTGGCCGTGTCGATGGCGTCTATTTCAAGCGCGACGGCTTCTATAACGACGTCGTCAACGATACGCGCATCAACAACCGCGATCGGTATCTGGTTCGCGGCCAGCTCCTCTTCGAACCGAGCGAACTGCTCACCGCGCGCCTCGTCGCCGACTATTCGGAGAAGAACGAGGCTTGCTGCGCGGCAACCTTTGTGCAGACCGACTTTGCGCCGCTTGCGCGGATCAGCCCCGGCCTCAATTCCTTCGTGCGTCCTGTTCCGGGAAGCCCGCCGCTCACCAGCACGGCAAACCCGATCATTCCGGTGCTGCTCGGCCTGGGGCAGAACCCCGCCGCGCTCAACAACGGTACGTTCGATCGCGACATCTATGTGACGCCTGGACGCAGCTATGAAGGGCAGACCAAGGATTACGGCCTTTCGCTCGAGGTGAATTACGATCTCGGCAATGTCGAGATGACCTCGATCACGGGTTACCGCGAGTATAACAACTATCAGGGTTCGGACACCGACTATACGCAGGTCGATATCCTGTACCGCGCGCCCAACGAAAATGCCGGTGCCCGTCAGTTCCACACCTTTACGCAGGAACTGCGCTTCCAGGGTTCGCTGTTCGACAACAAGCTCGACTGGCTCGTCGGCGGCTTCTACGCCAATGAAGATCTGGTGGTGCGCGATAATCTGCGCTTCGGCACGCAATATGGTGCGTTTGCGCCGTGCCGTATCATCAACGCCATCAACCCGGCACTTGCGGCGCCCGGCAGCAACGCCTGCCTCAGCGCTGGCGGACGTGCGCTTCTCGCCGGCCAGGTTCCCGGGCGCCCCGCTGCCTTCGGTGCGGCAACACCGCTCCTCCTGGCGGGCCTCGATAATCTGGCGCGTGTGAACGATCTCGGCTCGACCGGTGATATCTACAAGCAGAACAGCGAAAGCTTCGCCGCGTTCACGCACAATATCATTCACGTCACCGACAAGCTCGATGTGACGCTGGGTCTGCGGTACACCAATGAAACGAAGCGTTTCGATGCGTTGATCGGCAACGACAACACCATCTGTCCGCAGAACCGCGCACTGCTTTCCGGCCTTCTGGGCGTGCCGTCTCTGGCAGGCCTGGCCGGTGGCATTATCTCGCTCACTTGTCAGGGCAACAGCACTTCCGAGCTTAACGGTGCGACGTTCAACGATCGCCGCAACGAAGAGGAACTGACCGGCACTGCCATCGTCAGCTACAAGCCGACGCAGGATCTGCTGCTCTACGGCAGCTATTCGCGCGGCTATAAGGCGGGCGGTTTCAACCTCGATCGTTCGGCGATCAGCGGCACCTTCTACTCGCCCGCGGATACGCTGGGCGCTAGCAACCTCTCCGTTGTTGTCGGGCCGAATGCGCTGGCTAACGCTTCCAACCTGCAGTTCGCGCAGGAAACCGTGAACGCCTTCGAAATCGGTGCGAAATACGGCACGCGGGAGTTCTCGCTTGGTATCGCAGCGTTCCGCCAGCAGTTCTCGAACTTCCAGCTGAACACGTACAACGGCTCGGTCTTCCTGGTGCAGAATATCAACGCCTGCAGCAGCGATCTGAACGGCGCGGATGAGGACGCCTTCGGCCTGACCGGAGCGTGCAGCCCGGACGATGTGAAGTTCGGTGTGCTGGCGCAGGGTGTCGAGCTGGAAAGCACGATCAACCCCAGCCAGTATCTGAACTTCACTGCCGGCCTGACCTATGCCGACACGCGGTATGAGGACAATCTGATCGGCAACGACAATGGCGCGCCGCTGGATCCGGCCCTCCGCCTGCTGCCCGGCGAGCGTCTGTCCAATGCCCCGGCCATCACCGCCACGGCCTCGGCGAGCTGGACTCCGCCGATCGGCAACAGCGGCTGGAGTGGCCTTGCCTATGCCAACGTCCGCACGGTGAGCGATTACAACACCGGTTCGGATCTGCTGTACGGCAAAGAGCAGGACAGCTTCACCGTCGTGAACGCCCGCATCGGTATCCGCGCCCCGGAAAACCGCTACTCGATCGAGCTGTGGGCGCAGAACCTGTTCAATACCGATTACACGCAGGTTGCTTTCAACACCCCGTTCGTGGCCTCCCAGCAGACTTTCTCGGCTTATCTCGCCGAGCCGCGGACCTACGGTGTCACGGTGCGCGGCAGCTTCTGA
- a CDS encoding L,D-transpeptidase family protein has translation MRLARFALQMLIILPILFGVTFALVSMTGDESAEAQTRAGRDRFIHETAGQPAQRPRPANRQINEQAADAGEQRQLQAPAAKPAKAKPSANKGEFQPTTVRTLPAPLKSGEWIWDEGRAPAGPLRLVVDIDSEQIYAYRGGYEIGRATIIYGADHKPTPLGTFPILEKDIDHVSNLYDAPMPYMLRLTWDGVAVHSSEVDNRYATHGCVGVPDGFAAKLFANAKLGDIVTVTKGWTERWG, from the coding sequence ATGAGACTTGCCCGGTTCGCGCTTCAGATGCTGATTATCCTGCCGATCCTTTTCGGCGTGACATTCGCGCTGGTCAGCATGACGGGCGATGAAAGCGCCGAAGCGCAGACGCGCGCAGGTCGGGACCGGTTCATTCACGAGACCGCGGGCCAACCCGCACAGCGCCCGCGCCCCGCCAACCGCCAGATCAACGAGCAAGCCGCCGATGCCGGCGAGCAGCGTCAGCTTCAGGCGCCCGCGGCGAAGCCCGCCAAGGCCAAGCCGTCTGCTAACAAGGGCGAGTTTCAGCCCACCACCGTGCGCACATTGCCCGCGCCGCTGAAGTCCGGCGAATGGATCTGGGATGAAGGGCGCGCGCCTGCCGGTCCGCTACGTCTGGTCGTCGATATCGATAGCGAGCAGATCTACGCCTATCGCGGCGGATATGAGATTGGCCGCGCGACGATCATTTATGGAGCGGATCATAAACCCACGCCGCTCGGCACCTTTCCGATCCTGGAAAAGGACATCGATCACGTCTCGAACCTGTACGACGCGCCGATGCCCTATATGCTGCGGCTGACCTGGGACGGCGTCGCCGTACACAGCTCCGAAGTTGACAACCGCTATGCCACCCATGGTTGCGTGGGCGTGCCGGATGGATTTGCCGCCAAGCTATTTGCCAATGCGAAGCTTGGCGACATCGTCACCGTGACGAAGGGGTGGACGGAGCGCTGGGGGTAA
- a CDS encoding alkene reductase has product MTDRSLLFEPLRMGDLVLPNRVLMAPLTRNRSHGDGTPKEWAETYYRQRAAAGLILSEATQISAMGKGYLDTPGIYTDKHVEGWKKIVDAVHAGGGRIFCQLWHVGRISHVSLLPEGKQPVSSSAVQADAQTYTANGFEQVSEPVALDEEGIAQTIEDYRNAAHCAARAGFDGIEVHAANGYLLDQFLQDGVNRRDDKYGGSIENRMRLLEDVLDAVVNEFPKERIGVRLSPLGQASDITDSDPEKLFSAVYQMLSERDLAYLHVVEAFPGSDGDSEQHALIRRLREQYDGVYIANGGYDADSAVREIEGWNADAVTFGRPFIANPDLPERYRRDAALNEPDPDTFYGGAETGYTDYPFLDEPR; this is encoded by the coding sequence GCCCAAGGAATGGGCCGAAACCTATTATCGCCAGCGCGCGGCGGCCGGGCTGATCCTCAGCGAAGCCACGCAGATCAGTGCGATGGGCAAAGGGTATCTCGATACGCCCGGCATCTACACCGACAAGCATGTCGAGGGCTGGAAAAAGATCGTGGATGCCGTGCATGCGGGCGGCGGGCGCATCTTCTGTCAGCTTTGGCATGTGGGGCGTATAAGCCATGTCTCCCTGCTGCCGGAGGGCAAGCAGCCGGTTTCCTCCAGCGCGGTGCAGGCCGACGCGCAGACCTACACCGCCAACGGCTTCGAACAGGTGAGCGAACCGGTCGCGCTGGACGAAGAGGGCATAGCGCAGACCATCGAGGATTATCGCAACGCCGCCCATTGCGCGGCGCGCGCGGGGTTCGACGGGATCGAAGTGCACGCCGCCAACGGCTATCTGCTCGATCAGTTTTTGCAGGATGGCGTCAATCGGCGCGATGACAAATATGGCGGATCGATCGAGAACCGCATGCGCCTGCTCGAAGATGTGCTCGACGCCGTCGTGAACGAATTTCCGAAGGAGCGGATCGGCGTGCGGCTGTCCCCGCTTGGGCAGGCCAGCGACATTACGGACAGCGATCCCGAAAAGCTTTTTTCCGCGGTCTACCAGATGTTGTCGGAGCGGGACCTCGCCTACCTTCACGTGGTCGAGGCCTTTCCGGGCAGCGATGGAGACAGCGAGCAGCATGCGCTGATCCGGCGGCTGCGCGAACAATATGACGGCGTGTACATTGCCAATGGCGGCTATGATGCGGACAGCGCGGTTCGGGAAATCGAAGGCTGGAACGCGGACGCGGTCACCTTCGGGCGGCCGTTCATCGCAAACCCCGATCTGCCCGAGCGTTACCGGCGCGATGCGGCGCTGAACGAGCCTGATCCGGACACCTTTTATGGCGGTGCGGAGACGGGCTACACCGACTACCCGTTTCTGGACGAGCCGCGCTGA